CTTTGAACAGCTCCACGTGCTTGAACTCGAAGGGGATGTTGTTGCTCCGGGCGAAGATGTAGATGGAGCGGCAGGGCTGCGAGAGCAGGTCCAGGtacagctccagccccatcccgacCCGGGCCGCCCTGAGGGGAGCTGCGGCAGCTCTGCCGGCGAGCGCCCGGAGCCGCCCCGCATGGGCCGGCGGGGGCCGAGCCGCGCCGGGCGGGAGGTGCCCTCCGTCCGTCCCTccgtccctccctccttccctcccccgaGCCGCCCGGCGGTCCTGCGGGGCGGGGGCAGAGGGAGCGGGGTCTCTCCTCCGGGGCGAGGGCCGGAGAGCGCTGGAGGAGCCCGGGAGAGCCCCCTGAGCCGGGCAGGGGCGGGGAGGCACGGCCGGAGTGGGGACAGCGGTTAGAGAGCTCCCCTTCCCACAGCGTCCGGCGGGCCTGGCCCGCTGCGGCTGGCGTCGTGTCCGTTCGTTCTCCCGCAGGAAGGGAAGGTAACGTGAGCATCGACAGCCCGCGGGTAACGGGCAGTTTAGTTGTACTAAACAGTACGGGAGAGGGGCTGCCGCTCCCCTCCGCGGCTTTGGCTGGCTCCGCAGGGGCTCGGGAGCCACTCACCCACAGCATCCCACTACGGCTCTCACAAGGTAAAAGCTGGGTTTTGGAACACGGTTCTGCAGGGTTGTGCCACACCGCAGACAAGGCCTTTGCACAGTATCCTCTAAGCCAGTGTTAATCATGCACTGCCAGATCTCAGCACGGTTTTCAGTTCAGAACGTAATTCTTTGGTCACATAGTCTCTGCTGCAAGGTGACATCTGAATGGCAGTGAAGCGTGGAGGACTTCTCTGTGGACATTACGTCTGCATACTCACTCAAAGTGACTTTCCTTTCTCCCCGGTATTTGTCACTTCAGATTTTCGTGCAAGTGAAGGAGAACTGAGGAAGCTTAGACTCAATCCAAGCCCTTGCACTGAGCCCGCAGCGTTTCACAGCTGGGTAATTCGGGAAGGTGACGTGCTGGCTTCAGTACAGGGACTTCTGGGACCTGGGAGATAGAGCAGCTGAGCCACTCAGGGCAAAGTCACCCCCAGTCAAACCCACCTCAGCTGCGCTGACACCTTGCTATCAGTGTGGCGGAGAGCCTGTATGTCACACACAGATCTTTGGAAAGAGCCATGGgaatctcagggagagggaaCTGGAGGATCAGTTGCTCTTTTACTTGTGTACAGTATGGTGAAAAGGGTGGTCAAGAGGCTTGGGTActgagctgggagcttgtgGACTAGACAAACTACAAACTGGAACATTTCCAGGCATTTAGAACTTTCAGATTTAGAAGGGCACTGTAAGAGTTTTTCGGTTTCTCAGCCAGAACAGGGAGAGGGCTGTGCACACCCTTCACTTCCCCTGCAGCACAGTTCACCCTCTTGAGCACCTGCACCCAGCACCGATATGCTGCAGATCACAGCTCACAGAGTATTGTGGCTGCTGCTTGAGTTCAAACTCCTTCAGTGCAAAGGAATCTTAAATGTTAAGGgagtggggaaaaggagcatgAAAGTGGCTCTGTGCAGGTAATAGTTGGAGAAGTCTTTGTGCTTCAAAATGCTCCCATACCATACTCTGAGATATCATTGAGAAGAGTGTTGATCTCAGCAGTGTGCAGCAACATTAGCAGCGTGGGTTCACTTTGCTCCTTTATTCGTGGTTCAGTTGATCCATTAGTCCTATCTGAACTTCAAAGGACTTTTCATGTGCCTCCTGGAAATGCTCCTTCCTCAACTTTTTCTCCAATTTGCTGACTGCACTGCACAGCCCACATAACCAAAGAGGTACTTTTATCTGGTTGTGTTATTGGCCATTTGATTGATTATTCCTGGCTCCGGGCTAGTGCTTCTAGCACTGTATTTACATTTGACTCCCATCATGTCAAAGACCATTTTTCCTGCCCCCATTTTCTCTGGCAGTATTTTGGAAACAggaacaagacagaaaaaaaaaaaaaaattgcattgaaTTTTGCAGTTTATTTCTTAATCATTTAGAAAAAGTCTCAggacatttctttattttttaaacattcctCCTGTTTTGTGTGTTACAACTTCATTTGATTCCAGCAATCACAGGTTCTCACTTTTTTCCAAGCAGCCCTGGCAAGGATTGAGGAAGCTGAGTCGAAAAGGTTCGATTGAGCTGACACATTAAGCTGACAGTGGAGGTGTAACCCCTCTCCCTTTTCAGGGTGAAAGGGGAGCAGACACACAACAGACCTTGTACCAAGGCAAGCAAAACTTGCACAACCTGTTGGGTTTTGGCACGCAGCTCCCAGGGCTTTCAGTCTAGGAACTGGAACCAGACAAGATCCAATGACATAAAGGAACAAAATACAGAGGTGGAGGGATAGCAAAAGGCAAAGTACAAGGATGAGCAGCCTTATCTCCATGATCTAGAGCAAAGAACGAGGCAGATTTATCTGGTTTTAACTCTGTGGCCATCCCAGGAGTTACTCAAGGGAGGTGCTTTGTCCTGTGGGAAGGGCCCAAAACGCCGCTGCATACACGCCAGGCACAAACTATgggaaaaacaatttaaaatccCTTCCTGTCATCATGGCCACGCTGCAGTGAGGCAGGTGTGCTTGTCTTTGTGAAACAGCAGTGGAGGAGCACCAGAgagccagctctgagcacagctccagcttcGTTTTAAAGGCAGCCGTCCTTGCAGGAGTGCACAATGGGTGAATTTAAGGAACTTGTGCCTCGTTCCAACAGGCAGAAAATTGGCTCAAGACGTGGAGCTCTCGTGCTACAAGTattgtaaataaaaaagttttaaaaagacaCTTTATTTGCCTTGGCTTGTGCAATGGTTTGCATGCAGAGGAGCCCTATCTGGAGATTCTGCAGGGAGATGTGTGTCACAAAAGGCTCTGCTCTTAAGTTCATTTTGAGATCTGTCACGATTAGCACCCTACAAAAGAGACTCTTGGTTTTGAttgtttctctgctctgcttaTACTTGAACAGGAAGAGTGGGCAATATTTCTGATGCTGGTAGAAGTCTGCTCTCTCCAAGAAGGGGAAAAGCTGGACACCTACAAAGGTGTCAACAGCAGAGtgcagcaaggctgggcagCCTTGGTAAGGCAGCAGAGGCACCTCTAACTGCACAGCAGCGCAGCTGGAGTGTGctagagctgcagctggaggaaggaAGTGGTTGGTGGTACAACGTAAACACCTCGAGGCTCAGCACTTTGGCAACTGCAGCACGACAGCATCGTTGTCAGGGATTGCTGCTCAGGCACCAGGCATGCAAGCACTCAGGGCCAGGGGAGAGCTGCTGTCACTGACTCTGCTCACTGGAATGCAGCAGGCCCTTCTCAACAAAGTTACCAATGAAAAAGTCAGTAAGAAGACAAATATCCCTGATGCGTCAGCAcggaaagggagagggtttgAGGGCAAATGTGCCTTTTCACCCCTGACATTGAGGATTTCCTGTAGGTTGGAAGGATGGAAAGTAAAGGCACCAGCCTGCTTGGCTCCTATAGCTCAGCCTGCAGACGTGCATTGCAGACTGTGGTTCCTGTGGCCTTTTGAACTAAAGGGCAGGTTTACTCAGAAAACAATCAGAAAAGCCAGCTGGCTCAATCCCCCAAAACAGTGGATCCAACTGAAAGAATGTGTGAGACTTTGAGCAGCCACATTCTCCATTTCTGGGCACTGCAGTGACTGGAGTTGCATTCAGATGACTGACGTCTCACACCCAGCACACTGTGCAGCCTTCCCCACGTGTGGTgtaacagcagcagagacagacagacTTCCAGGTACAAACACAGCTTAAcaaggaggggagaaaaacacttCTCCAAACTGGAACCCTCCTCATGGAAGCCTGCAGCTGAAAATGGGAGGTCACAGGCACAGGAGAACAGGAAAGCAGGAATGGCACAAAGGGACACGGGCAAGAGGTTATGGAGGCTGCTGCGCAGGTGTGGATGATGACATCTACTTCCTTCCAAATGCTGATTACAAATCCAAACAGAGCTACAACACCTGGCCAATGCAGCCGTTGTCTTTATGGAGGGCCTGAGGAGGCTGAAGAGCAGTGGAGCATTAACTGTGTGTGGGACATCCCTCAGCTCATggacccagctctgctcacccggggctgcccagcacagctccctgagcccagcactgcagcacccaGTGCAGACAGCCTGGCCAAAATGGTTTCCATCGTGCTGACAAACCTCTCTGGGAGAGGGACAGAGCACTGATGTGGTTTGCAGAGGGACTGTGTGGTCAGCAGCAGCTTGACCAcgaaaagcagctttttccaCTGTGCAGGACGTTCTTCGTAGAGTGCAGCATGAGTCTCTGGGCGAGGAGCTTTATTGACTCTGTCCTTGGCAGAAGCTGGAGGCATCCCTTGGGTACCAgcacagccccctgccccaggcactGTGGCCCTTTGCTCTCACAGCTGGTGCAGCAGCATCTCGTGGCCAGGTGTTCCAAGGGCCCTGGCAGGGTTCCCACCGGGGGCTGGGTCCTGACCTGTCTCTTTCCTAAAGAGCAAAAATCTTCCAGCAGCCTGCTTTCACTTGGCAAAGCGAAAACCACCTGCTAcaatgatttttcctttttttctgacacGTTCCCTCAGGAAACCTTTGCTCTGGCCTGGAAAACTCACAACAGAGATGGGAGGGCAGCTCTGACTGCCCCTGTTCCCACACAGACTGAATCACCTCAGCCCTGAAACAGACCCAGTGGTGCTGGAGCATGAAAGAAATGCCTACAGGGCTACAGCTCCCCTGCTGCAGTGGAcaagagggaaaagcagctcaTGGCAGTCTAAGAtgtgtttttcctccctttgaAGTTACAGAAAAGCTGTGAATGAAGGGAAGTGCATTTTGTGGAATGGAGTTTCTGTACGACTTTTAGAAGAAATGCTGAAAGAGTACCACAAGCCTTCAGAAAATAATCCATTTTATTAGAGCATAACCCTCTAATTCTGCTTTAGGAGCTGCTGCTTGAAATTCTCCAACAACTCAGGTGCAAACTGATCAGCAGTCAAGTTCTTAACGTCCATGATCTCTTCGTGGGCTTCCTGGAAGAGCTGCTTCCCCACGGCTTCTTCCACCCGCCTGCGCCACTCCTTTAACTTGGGCCTCTCCTCGAACAGGTCGTAGCCAGCACACACAGGCTGCGGGACAGACACACACCCGGGGTGAGGCAAGCAAGGCACTTGCCACCATGGCACCAAAGGAAAGATGGATCGCTTCTGGCTCAAGGCAGCAGACTCATCTCTGCCTCTTAGGTGATAAGAGGCGAcatcctcagcagctgctgtcctTGGGACGTGCAGCAgagagctctgccagggctaACGCACGACACGGAAATCCGTGcacaccagcacagctcttccAAATGTCTCTGTGTTCTGCCTAGTTTGTAACTTATCTTTCTGTCCATATGTCTATAGAAAGAACTGTTTTGTCAAAGTAGCTTTTCTCTGGCAAACTTAATCGTGGTCGAAGTCAAAAAGGAGCAAGACTTGACCCCAGGGAAGATCTGCCGTGACAGAGGTGGGGGTGCAGCAGCCCCCCCTTGGCCTGGCCTGCCCACAGCCCGACTCACatccccagcagtgctggggttcATGCTCACCTGCATGAGCTCCACCACTGCTACCAGGTCTGCCAGGGAGATCTCGCTGCCTGCGATGAAGGGCTTGTCCTGCAAGAACTTCTCCTCAAACTGCGTCAGGGTGACGTTCAGCTCCTCGGTAGCAAACTCCAGTTTCTCTGGAGGAAGTGGCTGGCCTgtgaggagaggcagcagcacctggcagagagaagaaacaagTTGCTTTTTATGTGTTTCCTTCCAAATGTAGTCATTGCACTCTCACTGCCACCTTCTGAGGATCCCTCGCCAGCCATGCGTGAGAACAACCAGAACTGCTCATCAGCCTCGCCAGGTTAACATTaatgtcagtcattccttctaCCTCTCCTTGTCTGCTGCCTAGAAATCTGAAAATTCAACCACTAGGGTCTCCTCTCAAGGGAAGACCGTATCATCTGCCAGCACCTGGGATTTGTTTTCCAGAGGGAGATTGTTTCTTTCCATGAAGCCAGGCAGTCAGCACTGAGCTGTGTCTGCTCACCCAGGACGCATTTGCTCTGGACCTTTGGCTGCAGCATGAAGGGTCCAGGCCACTTCAGTTAGGCTGGCTTCAGCAGCCAAGTCAGCTTTGTTCCTATGCCTCACTTGGTTTGTACATTTGCTGAGAGAGGCCCTGCACACAGGCAGGCCATTTCCTTACAGCCCTCAGCACTTCATTTGTGATTCATGACGGTTTTACCTTGCTTAAGAACAACTTGCTCCCCTTCATCCGGATGTTGGCGTGCTGCCAGGACAGGTACTCATCAACCCTAGCCCTTTTTTGCAGGTCAGATGGGTACCAGTGATCAGGGGTCTTGAATTTCTGCACCAGGTACAGGAGGATTGCaatgctgcccagagagaaaGACAGACCGGTGAGCTGATCATCTGAGATTAAAGCACCTCATCCTTTCTTTCCTACCCCACCCCAAATTTTGCACTGCTGGACAAGCAGCCACCCAAACCTGAAGGGAGTCAGGCAGAAgtgcagcagggcacagcacaggagggagtttgtgctgctgcttggggaCTGCAATCTCTGACACTTGCCCAGCAAGGCAGGTGTGGTCTGCTGCTAGGGTTTTGAGCAAATAGAAGCTGCGGAATGAGTTTATACCAGATCCGAGCTTCACATTGTCTGGCCATCCAGCAGTGGGTGCTTTTTGTCAGATTTCCTGCACTGACCTACAgcccccagctgcaggcagagagcaggacaGGTGGACAGGTATTTAAGCTCAGAAACACTGCCTACAAAGTAGCAAAGTAGctccaagcagcagctttttctaCTATTAATGCTGTTCAAGTTGCTTACATAGGATAACGCCTCCTGAAACACAGGTTTGTTATGTACAAGTGGAACACAGGATAGGAAGGAGACAAAAACCTGCCTGGACTGGAGTCCCAGCAGTTCACTGGCAGAATCCAAGCACTGGGACAAACAAACTGCAGTAGGGGATTGAGCTTGTCTGAGCCTCACCTCTCTGCTAAGGTGAAAGAACCATCCTTTAGTGCGGGCACCTTCATCAGGACATTCACCTTCCGGAACTCCTCTGTCTTGTGCTGCCCTGAGGAGGGAAATGAGAAGTTTTACTTGGCAGGGGTGCTCAGGCCCTGTTTGTAAACACCTGAGGAGTTTGTGTCTAGCTCCAAGTTCTTGCTTTTGATTGTACAAATCGAGTCTCGTATCAAGTTTATAACCAATGAGTAAGTGCTGCAGGGTGAGTGGGGGGCTGTGGTATCACCTTACTTGCTTCTTGCCTGCATACCAGACCCACCTCTGGACCAAGGGCAGGATGGTTTGGAGTCCTTTCATACCAACAGCACCTCACAGCTTGGGGCTCTCTCCACTCCTTTTGTGCCTGGAGGTTCCTGTCCCGAACAAACCCAGAGGGAGCACCAAGCACCTTGGAGGAAACGGATCTCACTATCCCTTTCCTCCAAGGAAGGGAGGACAGTGAGAAAGCAGATACCTTTTTCTGGAAGAGAATGTAATTTATATTCAGCTGTGCTTTCTAAAGACcacagatgaaaataaattcctgtGATTCCATATAAAGCCAAGGGTACTTCATTACAGATCTTCCAATTAGCTCCTGTGCATTTTGCATATCTTTTGTAAGAGTAAATATGGATTTAAGGTTGATTTTGAGCTATCTTGTAGGT
This window of the Hirundo rustica isolate bHirRus1 chromosome 17, bHirRus1.pri.v3, whole genome shotgun sequence genome carries:
- the GSTT2B gene encoding glutathione S-transferase theta-2B, whose product is MGLELYLDLLSQPCRALYIFARSNNIPFEFKRVQLVKGQHKTEEFRKVNVLMKVPALKDGSFTLAESIAILLYLVQKFKTPDHWYPSDLQKRARVDEYLSWQHANIRMKGSKLFLSKVLLPLLTGQPLPPEKLEFATEELNVTLTQFEEKFLQDKPFIAGSEISLADLVAVVELMQPVCAGYDLFEERPKLKEWRRRVEEAVGKQLFQEAHEEIMDVKNLTADQFAPELLENFKQQLLKQN